The segment AATGGCCTTGCCTGGGGGACCTGGGACCTGCTGGGGGTGGAACAGGACCAGAGCCCTGTGTGTGAAGCTGGGGGATGGCTTGTATTTGCCGTTTGAAATCCCTGCAGGAGATATTTTGTATGCCGAGTGGCGCCGAGCCTCCCTTTCTCCATCCTTCCCGTGGCCGTAGCATTCCTACGTGGAACACTCCCTTTTATCTCCAGGCTGAGATTTGAGCTGAGCCTGGTTCTCTCCCCACTCCCTGCACAGGAAGATGATGGACTCGGGGCAAATCGACTTCTACCAGCACGACAAAGTTTGTACCAACACCTGTCGAAGCACCAAGTTTGATCTCCTGATCAGCAGCGCCAGAGCACCGGTGCCGGGGCAGCAGAGCGTGGTGCAGACTCCTACATCAGCTGACGGTAGGAAACCGGTTAGCAATGCCACGAGAGTTTCCCTCTGAcactcctctccctccctgggcTAATCAAATCGGATTTACCCCCCCACACACTTTACACCTTCTACCCAGGCGTAGCAAGGGCGGTCCCACCGTTCGGGAGACTGCTCTGGtttctgggaaggaaaatgctTCTCGTATTTGCTCAGAGAGGTCTCGGCAGCAGCTGTCAGGTGGCTCTGCGagggctggaaagcagccagTGTGAAGCAGTGGCTAGAAGTTGGGAGCCAGGGGAGGTTCACCCTGAAGGGATCCCTGTTCTGGGGTCACCGTGCGAGCAAACACCTGAGAGAGCTCGTACAGCGTTTCCTGATGTCTTTCCCATTTGAGGATCTATTACAAAGGCATGAGACGGGCTCGTACTCAGGAATGAATCTAGGCATGCTCACCTCCTCCGGAGCAGCCTGCTCCACGTCACCGGGACATCCATGAACGGGGTATGATGGCTGGACACGATTTGATTGTCATTACAATTGCAAATTCTCAGTGAATCGTGTGCTTCAGAGCAGAAAGCGATCTCTTTGCTGCGGTTAGGGGAGAAGACCACTCCCAACCGTACAGCATCGTTCAGCTGGGCAGGTTACCTTTCTCTGAGGCCCTGCATGGGTGAGATGGCAGAGTTGTCCGTcggctaaggagaatctcctGGAAAGCACGTGGTAAAACCTTACAGTGGCTGCAGATTGGCTTAGTCCCAAATTTGATCCAGACATTTAGGATTGAATCAGATCCGTTTCCCTTCTATAAACTAGCTTGGACCCTGACCCTGTCATTTCCTGAGAGATTAGGGCATCTCTGGGGTGCAGAGCTCCCTGTTGATGATGTAAGAAGGGTCGCTGGGCTGAGGCTTATCTGTTCCCTTCTTTATTGTGATCCCTGTGTGCTCGTTTGATGCCAGGACTCCAGTTTGCTTTCTGGAGGGCAGGTGGTTTTCCCTCTAGAAGCCCCAGAGCCTTTCACAATCACAGTTCCaatgagaaaaagcaatatttgCTTTTAGCTAATTTGGTTGAAAGAAGCCAGGCACAAACAACCTGACCACGAGAGTGAAAAAGAGCCTGGGAGGGGTGAAGGAGGGgtggaaagcaaagcagggaTTCAGGGCTGGCGCTCTGGGTGCCGCAGAGAGAGCTGACGTTGCCTCTCTGGCAGGGAGCATCACCCAGATCGCGCTGTCGGAGGAGAGCATGGAGGAGGGGATCGAGTGGAACTCGGCTCTGACGGCTGCCGTCACCATGGCCACTGAGGAAGGCATGAAAAAGGACACGGATGAGATCTCGGGTAAGCTCGGGCACCttgttgggtggggttttttttcccctcctcgCCTTTTAAATTCTGGAGactgaaatcctgaaaaataagGAGAGTTTAGGCAGCGACAGAGctgtcccccagccccgtggCTATGTCGGTGTTTCCCGGGCGCGCAGGGTCCCTGCCCAACAGAGCTCCTCGCCGCTGCAGGCAGAGGCCTTGTGCCTGATGGATCATCCCCCAGAGAGTTGCTACTAGTGAggggcttttcctttttttttttttttttttgttcattttaaggATGTAAATGTCTGCCAGCCTGGAGCTGGACTGAAACCATCAGTGAGCAGGGTCTTGTTAGTACCCTGTCGGCTCTCTTGGCTGggtctctctggctgcagtgcCTTGCCTTCCTCTTGGGATCAGTATGGAAGTTTAGGCAGAATTTCCTCAAACATTTCAAGCTCTGCATCTTGCGGAGATGAACGCAGGCAGTGAAATGTTGCCTTGAAGTCATGGTGCTGCTTGAAAACATGTTACTGATTTGCTGCCTGggtctgttttgcttcttttgagtgtttttggggtggtggtttgtttttttttttgcacgtCATATCCAACCCAATGGCCAAATGAGAAGTTGTCTTGCAAAGTTAACTCTTGCCTGAAAGGTTTAAGGTAGCCTTGTGGGAAAATGCCAAATGCTTGTACATATTgacttctttttccctctctccgTCTCCAGAGGACACGCTGATGTTCTGGAAGGGAATAGCTGATGTGGGGCTGATGGAAGAGGTCGTATGCAACATCCAGAAGGAGATAGAAGAAGTCCTAAGAGGAGTCCAGCAGAGATTGGGTCAGTCTCCCTTCCAGATGACAGGTAGGTTGTGAGCCTCTGGCTCTGCGGTGGGGAAGGATACTCAAAGGGGCGgctgcaggcaaaaaaaaaagtgatgaggATCCATCGCTGCCACTTACAGCTGTTGAGTCAGGGTGGGGAGCTGGTTACTGCTCGTTAGCTGAGCTGTGGAAGCCAAGTCTGAGGGTGGTCTCAGCCTGCCCGGCTGTGAAGGTCATTCACGTACACCACTGCGGGGCACAAGGACACAATGTGCCACCGTGTTCCCTGAGCAAAATCACCCTGGCACCTTGCTGAGACCGTCGGGCAGCTGTCCTCAGGTCCCGGCCCTCATGAAAACCCACCCAGATTCACTTCTCGGACCGGAGttactcatttttctctgtgacaACGTGGGCTCAAACAGGTCCTGCCCTCTCACTTCTCGTTCTGTCTTCAGTTGTGCCAGAAAACCTGTTTTTGGGGCTGAACCAGATGAGGGAACTTATCTGGGTTAAAAATAACTCCCCTCCCCTCTTGAGGGTTATTTTTATCTCGGATCAGTTCCCTAATCCAGTTCAGCCCATGCCCCTGTGAGCACAGGGTTTGAGAGCACCTCTCGTTGACGTTCTTGCTGAGAGAACATCCATGTAGCCACAAACTTCCTTCTACTCaggagatttaattttttttattattttctaatttagcTTTGGGCTGGTGGATCTTCGTGTCTGGTTGGTGGCAGCTTTTGGAAGCTGTGAGTGATTGAAGTCAGTGGATTATAATAGAAATTTTGCACAGCTTTCAGCGAAGCTGGCATGTTAATGACACTGTCAGCAGCATGGGGTGATGATTTGTAGGTGGAGAGCTCGTTTGTATCTCTGTGATTGCAAATTATGCTTTCATTTGCAGCAATTTTGAGTTGCTTGGGTGACAcatctctgtttcattttctttatcgTGTGAATGGGATTCTTTAGTCCTTGGATGTCAGAAGGATGCAGGAGCTGGGTCTGCCCCTGTCAGCCAGCCCTTGTGAAAGAACAGAGACAGTTctacaaaaagcagcagagaatttTTGGTGTGATACGAGCATCTTCTGAGTGCCTGCCGGAGTCCTGCCTGTGGGACTACGCACTCAGCCCCGTGCTCTTCCTTTGCAGATGCTGCAGTCTTGAACAACGTTGCCCACACGTTTGGCCTAATGGACACAGTCAAGAAGGTTCTGGACAACAGGAAAAACCagacagagcagggagaggaacAGTTTCTTTACACGCTGGCAGGTACAGTCAGTGCCTAGTAAGGCTtctcatcctgctgctgctcctgggggcCGACTTGCCTTTGACATAACCCCTGAATATTTGGGTTATCATTCAATACGAGCTGCCCCGAAACAAATGCATCCCAATCCCTTTCCGTCCCAGGGTTTGCGTGgcatttcccctctcccttgcctcGCAGTGAGCAGTTGCTCGGGGCAGCCACAGTTGCTGGGGGTGCGAGTCCATTTCCATTGGCATTAGGAAATAGGTGCTGTGCGGCTGTCAGCCGAGCTGCGGGGCAGTGCCGTGCTGTGCCCGAGCTAACAAGCTTCTCCGCGTACAGGGCGCTGAGTTGTTTGCTTGTCTTGGTGTGGAGCTGTCAGGTGTCTTACACGGCTTCCCCTGAGCTGAATCCAGTACCCCGACCTGGATTCCCCAGAGCCACTTGCTGGATGCGTCTCCCTCCTCACCGTCTCCCATAGGACCTGTTCTTGTCTGGGATGTCCTACTCCCCTACTGCTCTGGATAAATGAGATTACTGTGCTACTTCTGATTTCCAGTGTTCACCGAGACAAGGGTTGAGGGAGATGTTTCATTGACCCAGGCAGTTCTGCTCCCTGGGAGCAGTTCCTGCTGTCTGCAGGGGCTTGTCCACTCTCCCTTCTAGGTGGGTCTGGCTTGGGGAGCAGAAATGCCCATCTCCTCCTCCGTGGGAAGATAATAGAAATAGCGAATTGGTACAGAGCATTGCCTGTTCCTTATCCAGCCGCCAAAAGCAGGCTGAGCGGGAGCAGAACGTTGACCAGGTCCATGTGGGTGCCAGGAGAATCTAGTCTTTTCCTTCAGTGCAGTTTGATCTTGAGTGAAACGCGAAGGTCGTGCTCGACGGGGTGGTTAGGAGACCTCCTGTTGCAAACGTGGGGCGTAATGGTTGTTTGCGGAGCCCGCGAgtccccgggaccccccccctccAGTGTGCTGACCCCGGCCCGACACGCTGCTTAGCCGTTCTCTTTGCAGACCTGGAGCGGCAGctggaagagcagaagaaacTCGCCAAAGACCAGAAGGCGAAGTCCCAAACCATCCAGAACGTGGTGCTGATGCCCGTCAGCGCTCCCAAACCCCCCAAGAGACCCCGCCTGCAGCGCCCAGCCTCCGCGACCGTCCTCAGCCCTTCCACCCCCATCCAGCAACCTCAGTTCACGGTCATCTCACCCATCGCCATCGCACCCGTCGGACAACAGTTCTCCGTGGGCAACATCCCAGTGGCGACTATTAGCCAAGGCTCCAGCCCGGTGACTGTTCATACCTTGCCGTCTGGTTCCCAGCTCTTCCGATACGCCACCGTGGTGTCCTCCTCCAAAACCAGCTCCTCTGACACGGTCACCCTCCACCCATCCTCCAGCCTGGCGCTGCTGAGCTCGGCGGCCGTGCAGGACAGCGGTGCCCTGGCGAATATGGCAGCTGTGGTCAATCCCGTGGAATTGGTGGCCATGGAATCCGGCCTCACTTCCACCATCCAAGCCGTGGAAGGTACCTCGGACGACGGACAAACCATCATAGAGATTGACCCGGCGCCAGATCCCGAAGCGGATACGGATGAGTCGGAAGGCAAAGCTGTGATCCTGGAGACAGAGCTGAGGACTGAGGAGAAAGTGGTGGGAGATGTGGAGGACCATCAGCACCAGGTCCATAACGTGGAGATTGTGGTCTTGGAGGACTAGTGGGGAAGGCAAGCATCAGTTTGGGGAAGAGTTGggaatttgttttattttgggcttttttgttaaGCATCTTTTCCAGCCACCCCATTTGTTTCCATGGATATTTTCATTGTactgtatataatatatatataattttttttttttttttaaaaaacaaaaaagctggagaaacaCGCGAGACCTGGAAAAGGCTCCGTCTCCGTGGAGCACTGAACAATACCGCCTGTTTGCAGGGTCAAGGAGAGACTGGATCTCTGCTGAACAACCCAACCGGGAGGAACTGGACGAGGGTTCCCGGCGCCGAGCGCGCGCTGTGGCCCAGCCACACGCGTGGTGCTTCTGCTCCGGGCCTGCCCTGGCCCcgattattttatttcagagagacAATAACCAGTGGCTGGAGCGTTGGTGTGACTGTGGGAAGGGGTGATGGCTTTGGGGTGGAAAAGGTacctcatttgtatttttatttttccccagggaaGGGAATTTTGTCAGACTCTTCACTGTCACCTCAActgggattttttaattattattcttactTTGGGGAAGACAACAGTAACCCTGATTTACTGTTCATCTTCTCCTCAACACAAATTGtttttatatctatatttttttgtatttgtttgctctcccttcccttgTCCAGATTTCCCAGCTGCACAGCCCTGGACCTACTCTCGCCGGTCTCGGGGTTCCCTGTATCCCAAATCCCATCTCTTCCCGTGGCACTTTTCCCCCTCATCCCTTTTCCCGCCTGGCCAGGCTCGGTGCTGCAAACGCCGCTTGGGAGACTCCGACATCACTTTAACCTTTtgcataaagcaaaaaaaaaaaaaaaaaaaaaaaaaagaaaagaaaaaaaaattattatcaaCTCAAGCTTAAAACCACAACCTCCGCCTTCGCTGCTCAGCGCTGCAGGGACCTTTCGGGCTGTACAAAGCATGTTGTGCTGTTGCTTTTCCGGGAGAGCTGGACTCCGGATCGGGGCACCTTCTGTTTACActctgtgctggggctgctccgtGCTCGTCGCTACttgtttggtggttttatttttgtatttttcttctttcttcctataATCTCTTGGCAGGATTAGAACCGGCACGTTGCTGAAATAATGTGCGTTCTGTTGTTTTCACGCTTTccttctgggtttggtttttggttttggttttgttttttttcgGTGGACGGGGGCCCTTCGGGCTTCACCGCGGTGGGAAggtggaagaggggaaaagcgCCGGGCGCTGTTAGAGTTGCAGAGGgttgggagggggggaagctgCTTGGCTGGAAATATTaagcaaaacaacagcaaaggaaacacaCCTGGGGAGGgcggctggggagggggaaggaagatgtgtttggctatttttttgcattaaaaggaaaaatggaacCACGCTGGAATGGTTTATTTGCGGGTAGGTGAAAGGCGATGGCTTCGTCGCCTCCGAGGCAGCAGGGGACGGGCAGGGATCCCTCTGCCCCCAGTCACCGAGGGGTGGTCGCTGCTGCTCGGACCCCCTGCTTCGGCGGGGAACCCCGCGTTTCCCCCACGTTTCCCCCCACGTTCCCATGGAGGTCGGAGCCGtggagcggggctggggtgcagcgggAGCTCGTGGCGCAGGTGTTGGGGAGCATCCCCTGGATGTCGGATCGGGGATCCCTCCGTGTCCAGCAGCCTTCGCTCCGTTCCCCTCCGCCTTGCCCTGTGCAGGCTGCCCCTTGGCTGGGGAGGGACGGGGTCTGTttgggggacccccccccaaaatccgGGGGTACGGCACATCCATCCCTGCCTGGGAagggggcaggggctgggctggctgcgcATCCCTCTCCCATCCACTCCCAGCCCCTCGGGTGGGGGGTTGGTGCCCGGAGACCCCTCCCTGACCTGGGGTtcccggggaagggggggggctgcgacagcccctgctccccccgcaccccgggctgctgggctgggggccgTGCCCTGAGCACAGGGACGGGGGGAGCTAAATCAGCGGGGTGCGACAGGACAGCGTTGGGGTGGGGGCTGCGGCCGGGCCCCGGATTTGCCGTGTTTTGGGTGAAAAGCCCCGCTGGGCTGTGGGGGTGCCTGGCCCTTTAAGAAcgccccccccccatcccgccTGTGCGGCCGCGCCCGGCCGAGCGGGGGCGCTaatcccccccctccccggtccTCCACCGGCCCGGCATGCACCGcgctccccctcaccccccccttccctccctcccccccccccccccacccccgccatTGTGCCTGGCAGCGCGGCGCGCGCGCGGTGCCGCGTGACGCCCGGGGAGCGCGTGTGGGCGCGAGGCGGCGGGGCCTGAGCCATAGACGCGGGCcggaaggagaggagaggcgAAGGGGGTGGCTAGAGCGTCGCTCCAGTCAGGCAGCCGCCGCGGGCGAGTCGGAGTCCGCCAGGCAGCCGCGCCGCGCCCGCGCCCGGACaaagccgccgccgccgcccgctgccccgccccgccccgccccgccagcAGCCCCGCCGCGGAGCCATGTCGGCCAGCAGCCTCCTAGAGCAGGTAGGAGTCCCGCCGCCACCACCCGGCCTTTCCCCTCGCGGTGCCGGGCCTGGCCCGCTAAGTGAGGCCGCGGCTCGGGGCCTAGTGGCGGGGGCgcgggacggggcgggcggcggcggctgcggcctttcccccccccccgcttcccccccccccccctccgcctctcttctccctcaggGCCGCGCCTCCATTGTGCTGCGGCGCGGCCGGGCTTCCCCCCgccaggccgggccgggccgcgcctCGCCGGGCTCCCCGCCCGCGCCGGGGCCGCTTCGCCCCCCTGACTCACCgccctccctctctctttccatgTCGCGCCGCCGCGCCAGAGACCCAAGGGCCAAGGCAACAAAGGTGAGAGCCCGGGGACGGCGGGGCccgggggtggtggggagggctgGATCCTGCggctggggagcggggagccCGCGGGGAAGTTGCGGCTTTAGGGAGCGTGTGCGCGGGGGAGGGACGGGGAGGATCCCCGCTGAAATGTGCTGGGGACATCCTCGGGTCTGTGAGCCTTTACGTAGTGGAGTggctgggagaaaaacaaaccatggGCTCTGAAGCCTGTCGTCGTTTCTGGGGCTGGGGAAAGTTTGCAGTTAAAGAGGGTTTGCGCGGTGGTGAAGTGTCTTCCGTTGTCTGTGGAGCTGAGCGTGGTATGTTACAACTCGCGGGGGGTCAGTGATGTTATAAGGTTTGTCTTTAAATGCTCTAAGTTGGCAAATGTTCGAGTTTGTTGGCAGAGTTCTTTCTAATGCTCTATGTCTCTTCCTCAGTGCAAAACGGATCTGTGCATCAGAAGGATGGGTTAAACGATGATGACTTTGAACCCTACTTGAGTCCCCAGGCCAGGCCGGTGAGTAAGAGTACCTGCTAAGGGGCAGGAAACGCCGAGAGCCCAGTCGGTGGCTTCCCGCTGCTCCCTAGAGAAGGCAAATTTGGCATCCTCATGTTCCCTCATCTCCGCTTACTGCATTTTGATGTCTGCCAGCTTTCATACCGTAATATGCTGTTTTATACATGTATTTCTCCAGGTAGAAACCACTGAGCACCATTAGATTGTGGTGGGCGAGGTGTAAAGGTTTTAGCAACTTTCTGAGAGCGTAAGGACTTCCTACAGTAGGTGCACAGCTCGGGTTTTTTGATATGACCGCTGTGAAGTTaccatttctgctctttcagtttTACTGCTATGACCTTGTTTCCTTGCTGGTTTCTGGCTCTTTATGCCATAGGAGGAGATGCACGACATCGCGTTGTGAAATTGCTTCACGCGATGCAGTTACACTCCGAGGGCTTTTGAAGGATACTATCAACCTTATCTCTCCGCCAAGTAAACCGAAAATGCGTGTCATGGGGTTTTCTatatttttcaccaaaaaaaaaaccccaacccacagAACGCACATGTGATAAAAGCTGTTTAGTCTTTTTGAGAACTTTAGTTAGAAGTTGAGCTGGAGAGCTTGTGATCAGCTCCTGAAAGTCAGACTTCCAGCGACTTTTCCTCTTAACTTTCTATTTAAGATTAGTTCCACTGTTaactcttttttgtttgtttttcttaatgagTGGTAGGAGAGTGACAGACAGCAGATGGAGTTCAGCTGATTAGATGGTACAAGTGAGCATTATAGATAAACATCTGTAGTAGGGCTGGAGCAGTTAGTTCATTCTCTTGGCACCCCTTCCCTCTCCAATTGTGATTAGTAAAAATAAGctgttctggttttcctttcctgtattttttttgatcatttttaCTAGTCAGTATATTCTTTTCAGATAAGCGATGCGTGTTTTGTTGGAACACAAAAGCAAGTTTCTGTCTCAGTTAACTTTTCAACAAGTATTTTCCTAGCTTGTGCTAAAGACATGAGGCTGAATATTCTTTAAGCTCCTTTCAACTGCTCGTACTATTCAGAATTCAACCTGTCCATTAAGATAACgtactgcattcagctctcAAGCCTAAATCCGACCTGCATAAGGCAAGAGAGTGTGATTACTTTCTCAAGTCTTGAATAAAACTAGCTACTTCTCTAGTAGCTATCATTTAATTGTGTGGTTTTTCTATCCCAGAAGTTAACATCACCAATTTCCAGTTTCCTTCTGAATGTGGAAGTATTTCCTGCAAAGCGTGGTCTTATTTAAATCTCCTAAAGAGAAGGAGGGCTCCTATAATGCTAAAAGCAACATGATATTTTACCCTATTTTGCATGTTTGGTGCAGAACTTCTGaatatttagtttcttttttgcatGAGTCACACTggtaaaaataccttttaaaaataaggaagctATTGGAGCACGCCCCAGGAGGTGGAGCGGAGCTGTTGCTCTAGAAATTCAGCAAGAGTGAGATAAAACTGGCGTTTTAACTTTGAATGAAGCTTTAGGATGACTTTATCTCGGTTTCTCTCCATGCTGTGTTGCCTCTCAGTTCTTATCCATGTTTTCACACTCGAAACCCCAAAACCGTAGGGTTCAATCTGGAGGGGACTGGTGGCCGAGCCCACCAGCTCCTGATACAACAGCACAAAACATGCACcccttttctgaaggaaaaggggaagggagTTACAGATAAGgctctgaaaaatgaattaaacgCAGCCTGCTGCTTCAGGGTGACGCGTGTGGTTTCTGAAATTGCTTTCTGAGCTCTCCGCGCAAGCACGGGGTAACAAGTGGTGAAGTTTCATGGCTCTTCATTCAGGAGCTGCTGTTTCAGGTGCGACTGTTGCTAGCTTGTCAGCCTCGTAAATGAGGttactgtgtattttaaagctCAGATACACAGTAAGTGATTCttcaacagtttaaaaacagaaacagtaagTAAGCTTAAACCCTGGTTCTAGTCTTGAGGCGAAGAATAGTGAATTTGAGGAAATAACTGTACAAAAAGTCTTAGTCATTGGAGAGAATTAAAAGCCAGTGAAGTTTTATTTGCATAGTAATCAGTAACTGTGTCAGTTGTGCGAGTGCAGGGTAGCAGAGCGAGGTGGTGTGTTTGATAGCGAAGCGTAGTTCTAGACATTCAGGTGGCGAACAGCAACTGGCCTGACTTAAATCTGCTTGTTCAACTCCTGTCCTCCCTCCTTACTATATGAGTAGAGCTGGTGAATACTCTAAAGGTAATAGCTTAATACAGACTATGTTAAAATATCCCACCAAGTTAAATACATAACAgcatgtaagaaaatattttgagatggCAAGGGGACGGGTTTTAATCTGACAGCGATGTGCTTCGTGCGCTTTGAGGGACAAGCCTGCAGAGAGgaaactgctgctctgcctgctagGCTCAGGTTTTAGGTATGGGCTGGCATGTTGATGTGCTGTTAAAGCTAATTTCCAGGAGAGTGTGGTGTTGCTCTTGTAATTGAGGGGATTATCTTTTGAAGACACTTTGCtggttcaaaatatttttatttttttttaaagttccttcATTTGCCTTACAAATTAGTCAGCGTCCATATCTGTGCTTTTGGACAGGTTGAGCCCTAAAGGTTGTTCCTTAGTTTGGGTTTAGCAGGACTGAGTTCCTCAATTAGTAAAACTGGATAAGAATTAGTTTTgttattaatttgcttttggGGCTCTTTCTTTGGGAAAACCGAAAGGCTGGAGAGAATGTCTCTGAGTTTTCATGCATCCACACCGTGAAGTACCACAGAAAGCTTTTTAGTGTTTtatacaacaaaacaaaccttgtCTCTGAAAACATCTTAATTCCTATGAATTTTTGTAAAGTGTGGGCTGGGTTAGCCCCAAACctgttgctttccttttaacTCAGTGGAAGGTGGAGAGGCAAACCAGCTATTTCTGGAGGGTGCCAGAGCCATCTTGAGAGCCTCCATAGATTTCAGTATGGCATGAAGTCCTTCGGGAGCTGCACTTGGCACGTGAAAACATGATTCAACGAAAAATGGAGTAGAGCCTGCTGCGAGCCAAGCTTTTAAATGGGAACTG is part of the Balearica regulorum gibbericeps isolate bBalReg1 chromosome 22, bBalReg1.pri, whole genome shotgun sequence genome and harbors:
- the GMEB1 gene encoding glucocorticoid modulatory element-binding protein 1 isoform X2, with the protein product MANAEVSVPVGDVVVVPSDGNEGENPEDTKTQVILQLQPVQQGIYQEGSEASAAVVAVETHTIHKLEEGIDPSTIETNEEIEIAYPITCGESKAILLWKKFVCPGINVKCVKFNDQLISPKHFVHLAGKSTLKDWKRAIRLGGIMLRKMMDSGQIDFYQHDKVCTNTCRSTKFDLLISSARAPVPGQQSVVQTPTSADGSITQIALSEESMEEGIEWNSALTAAVTMATEEGMKKDTDEISEDTLMFWKGIADVGLMEEVVCNIQKEIEEVLRGVQQRLGQSPFQMTDAAVLNNVAHTFGLMDTVKKVLDNRKNQTEQGEEQFLYTLADLERQLEEQKKLAKDQKAKSQTIQNVVLMPVSAPKPPKRPRLQRPASATVLSPSTPIQQPQFTVISPIAIAPVGQQFSVGNIPVATISQGSSPVTVHTLPSGSQLFRYATVVSSSKTSSSDTVTLHPSSSLALLSSAAVQDSGALANMAAVVNPVELVAMESGLTSTIQAVEGTSDDGQTIIEIDPAPDPEADTDESEGKAVILETELRTEEKVVGDVEDHQHQVHNVEIVVLED
- the GMEB1 gene encoding glucocorticoid modulatory element-binding protein 1 isoform X1; translated protein: MANAEVSVPVGDVVVVPSDGNEGENPEDTKTQVILQLQPVQQGFFINGRFHNRIYQEGSEASAAVVAVETHTIHKLEEGIDPSTIETNEEIEIAYPITCGESKAILLWKKFVCPGINVKCVKFNDQLISPKHFVHLAGKSTLKDWKRAIRLGGIMLRKMMDSGQIDFYQHDKVCTNTCRSTKFDLLISSARAPVPGQQSVVQTPTSADGSITQIALSEESMEEGIEWNSALTAAVTMATEEGMKKDTDEISEDTLMFWKGIADVGLMEEVVCNIQKEIEEVLRGVQQRLGQSPFQMTDAAVLNNVAHTFGLMDTVKKVLDNRKNQTEQGEEQFLYTLADLERQLEEQKKLAKDQKAKSQTIQNVVLMPVSAPKPPKRPRLQRPASATVLSPSTPIQQPQFTVISPIAIAPVGQQFSVGNIPVATISQGSSPVTVHTLPSGSQLFRYATVVSSSKTSSSDTVTLHPSSSLALLSSAAVQDSGALANMAAVVNPVELVAMESGLTSTIQAVEGTSDDGQTIIEIDPAPDPEADTDESEGKAVILETELRTEEKVVGDVEDHQHQVHNVEIVVLED
- the GMEB1 gene encoding glucocorticoid modulatory element-binding protein 1 isoform X3, with amino-acid sequence MNDPSTIETNEEIEIAYPITCGESKAILLWKKFVCPGINVKCVKFNDQLISPKHFVHLAGKSTLKDWKRAIRLGGIMLRKMMDSGQIDFYQHDKVCTNTCRSTKFDLLISSARAPVPGQQSVVQTPTSADGSITQIALSEESMEEGIEWNSALTAAVTMATEEGMKKDTDEISEDTLMFWKGIADVGLMEEVVCNIQKEIEEVLRGVQQRLGQSPFQMTDAAVLNNVAHTFGLMDTVKKVLDNRKNQTEQGEEQFLYTLADLERQLEEQKKLAKDQKAKSQTIQNVVLMPVSAPKPPKRPRLQRPASATVLSPSTPIQQPQFTVISPIAIAPVGQQFSVGNIPVATISQGSSPVTVHTLPSGSQLFRYATVVSSSKTSSSDTVTLHPSSSLALLSSAAVQDSGALANMAAVVNPVELVAMESGLTSTIQAVEGTSDDGQTIIEIDPAPDPEADTDESEGKAVILETELRTEEKVVGDVEDHQHQVHNVEIVVLED